A region of the Candidatus Omnitrophota bacterium genome:
CGTCACGATTAGTTACATCGATCAAATAGATCTTGGGTTTAGCGGTCATTTCAACACCTCTTTATTTAGCCGTTATTATTTTGCGCAACTCCTCTTTCGAGGGGACATTCACCGAGCTGAATACCTCCTGGTTATCCAGAAGGTACGCCGGACCATGCATTATCTTCAGCTCTTTAGTGAGCGCGGTATTCTCCAGAAGCAGCGCCCTTCCTTCTTCGCCCCGGGCGCATTTTTTTACCGCCGCGCTGTCCAGGATGCCCAGGCAGTCATCCCACCAGGAGCTTTCTATATCCTTCTGGCGGCAGGATAAATAATCCCAGGCGTAACCGGGATAATATTTCTGCACGCAGACCGTCCTTAAGCACTCCTCTATCTCAGACTGGCCCTGGGGGGCGGTCAATTTACCATCCTTGGATTCGCCGGCCAGCAAATGTATCCGCGGATTGAACTCCTTGATATTTTCCAGCAATTTCCCGGTGTTCGGGTCATATAAACTTATAAAGACATCCAGATTGTCAGCCGCCTTTTCGCGGTTCAGGAAATACCCCACCCCGGCAGCCTGGGGCTTTATCATATAATAGCCGCCGTTCTCCTCAAGGTTAACTTTAAGTTTATCGAAATCCTTCTCTTTTTCGGCCGACCTGTCCAGCAAATAAGCCGGCAAGGTCTCCAGCTTCAGGCCGCGGATCAGCTCAGCCGCCTTTTCGCCGGGATAATATTCATAGGACACCTCCAGCCCGGGCATTTGGTTTTTAAGCATCTTGATCACCCGCTGCGTATCGCAGGTCCGGCAAACAGCCGGGGTAACGATCAAAAGCCCGACCTTGTTCGGTTCGATAAACTGGCAGGAGGCATTGATCGCGCCGGGGTCCCGGCATATACCAAGCATCCCCGCTTTGCGGCAATTATCGTCTTTAAAACACCGCGGCAGAATATCCTGGATTTGCTTATCATCAGCCACCTTATCCGAAAGCCGCAGTTCATCCACCCGGGAATCCGTTATCTTTTCGCCTTGCAGGACCAACGTGGCTTTTACCAGTTTTCTCCCCTGCCAGACCGGCCTTAATAACAAAGTAGAATCGACCATGGTCGCGGGCTCTTTTTGTTGGCGGTTAGCGCCCACGACAAGGATATCGATCATTCCGGGAAGCTCTTTAAGCAACGCCTTATCTTCTTTTTCGCCCAAATTGCTTAAAACGACGATAATATCAGTTTTTTTCTGTTTTAATTCCAGGACGGTCCGCTTAAGCGCGTCCAGCGCCGGGTCGATCTTAAGCCCTCCGGCTTTCGCCGCGCTGAAAGGAGAAATCAAACCGGTTATCCCGATCTGCCTTTTCCCGACCCTCTTTAATACATACGGCGCCACTTTTTCCGACACCAGGTTGCAGGAAACCAACGGTATCTTTACCCGGTCAAGCTCTTCTTCCATAACCTGCCTGCCGAAGCTGAACTCGCTGTCCCCGATGCCGACAGCGTCGTAACCGATAATATCCATAGCCTTCAGATTTATCCCGTTGCGCCTGCGGTCCAACTCGGGATTCTGGGCATATTCATCCAGGATCCCCCCGGCAAAAAAATTCCCGCTGTCCAAAACCAGGATATTCGGGTCTTTAGACCTTAGCTCCTTGATCAAACCCGCCCTGCGGCTTACTCCGCCGTCAGGCTCTTTAGGGCAGCTACAGGTATAGATCATAGAATGGGTCTGTCCGGTCAAAAGCAGGGTTATTTCTTCGGCCAAGGCGTTGCCGCGGCCGAAGATCGCGATCAATGCTCCGCACAACGGTAACACAAGCCAGGACTTTTTCATATGACCGACCTCTTTTAAAACGCTTATAATTTTACCAATTTTACCGCCAGGATATTCTCCATAGCCTTGATCTTTTCCAGCAGTTCCGCCGATATCGGGCTATCCACGTTGAAGATGCTCACCGCTTCCCCGCCCGGAGTGTTCCTGCCGAAGATCATTGCCGCGATATTTATGTTATGCTTGCCCAGCAACATACCCACGTTCCCGATGATCCCGGGCCTGTCCATATTCTTCATCACGATCATATAACCGGACGGCGTGGCTTCAACGTAAAAATCATCTATCTTCACGATCCGCGGCTCCCGTTTGGGGGAAAGCGTGGCCGCTACAACGCGCGACTCCTCATCGGTCTTGACCACCAGCGAGACCAGGTTCACAAAACCCTGGTCAACGGAGGTCTTTGTCTGCCTTACCTGGATCCCCCGGCTGCGGGCCAAAGGTATGGCGTTTATGAAATTGACCGTTTCTTTCAACACCGGGCTGAGCATCCCCTTCATTATCGCCATAGATAAAGAAGCGGTGTCGTATTTGGTTATCTCCCCGCTGTACTGGATCTCTACTTCGCTGATCCGGCCCTTGATGATCTGGCTGGAAAAATTACCGAGCTTTTCCGCCATCAGGATATACGGCTGAAGGACTTTGTAAAGCTCCGCGTCTATATTGGGATAATTGGCCGCGTTGCGGATGCCTTTTCCCAGAAGAAAATCGCTGACGCATTCGGCGATCTCTATGGCCACGTTCACCTGGGCCTCTTCCGTGGAAGCGCCCAAATGGCAGGAAACGATAACATTATCCAGCTTAAGCAATTCGGAATCAGCGGCCGGAGGTTCGGACTCAAAAACATCCAGGGCTGCGCCGGCTATCTTGCCTTCTTTGATCGCCTTGACCAGCGCCTGTTCATCGATGATCCCGCCGCGGGCGCAGTTCAACACCCTGGCCCCTTTTTTCATCATCCCGAACTGCTTATCCGAAATAAGATGCCTGGTATCCTCGGTCAAAGGCACATGCACGGTGATAAAATCCGATGCGGCCATAAGCTGGTCCAGGTCGACCACCTCTATCCCCAAATCCTCAGCCACCTCGCGGGAAAGATAAGGATCGTAAGCTTTTATCTTCATACCGAAGGATTGGGCCCTGCGGCTGACTTCCCGGCCGATCCTGCCCAAACCTACGATGCCCAGGGTCTTCTTGTAAAGCTCAATGCCCATGAATTTAGAGCGCTTCCATTCGCCTTTTTTAGTCGAGGCGTTGGACTGGGGTATGCTGCGGGCCAAAGCCAGAAGCATGCTCATCGTATGCTCGCAGGTGGATATCGTGTTGCCTGCCGGGGCGTTCATAACCACTATGCCCCTTTCAGTGGCTGCGGGCAGATCCACGTTATCCAGCCCTACTCCGGCCCTGCCGATCACCTTTAACTTAGCGGCAGCCTGGATTATTTCTTTATTCGCCTTGGTGGCACTGCGCACAATAAGGGCGTCGTAATCTTTGATAACTTCTTTTAACTCTTCGGGTTTCATTCCAGTTTTAACATCCACCTGGAAATCCTTGATGCCCTTTAAAATAGATAAACCTTCTTCCGACAACGAATCGCTTACTAAGATTTTAAACATGTCAAATTCTCCTCACGTAAAAGAACAATACAACCCTTACTTGCCAAAACAAAGCCGGGGTCTCTCCCGGCAGACTAAGGTGTATATTATACCCCAGCAATACCGGAATAATCAAGTAAAAAATAGCTAATTTCCGGCCCTAAATAAACAAAAGGACGGCTTTGTTATGGCCGTCCTTTTGAACGCTTTTCTATCGGCAGTAACTGCTTCTTATTTATCCAAAAACACCTTTTCCGCAGCCGCCACGCCGGCTCCCATCTGGAATTTATAGCCCATCTGGCTTAAAACCTTTTCCAGGCAGGATATCCCGGAGATTATATCGAACTCGCCGATATAACCCATATGGGCAAAACGAAAGATCTTGCCTTTAACCTCGGATTGTCCGCCGGCAATGGTGACCCCGTAAGAATCACGCATAGTCTTGACCAGCTTCTCTCCGTCTATTCCCGCAGGGACTTTCACCGCAGTGACCACATCCGAAAAAGCGTCGGGCGCGAAGAGCTCCAGGCCCATCGCCTGGACTGCGGCGCGCACAGCGGCGGCCATCTTATGATGCCAGGCGAATATCTTATCCAGCCCTTCAGCCTTCATCAGTTTTATCGCTTCGTTCAAAGCGATGATCAAGCCTATAGCCGGCGTCCATGGCGTGTCGGTCGAGGCGTAAGACTTGCGCGCGGCCTTAAGGTTAAAATAATATTTCGGGCATTTTGATGTTTCGGAAAGCTTCCAGGCCTTAGGGCTTA
Encoded here:
- the serA gene encoding phosphoglycerate dehydrogenase — its product is MFKILVSDSLSEEGLSILKGIKDFQVDVKTGMKPEELKEVIKDYDALIVRSATKANKEIIQAAAKLKVIGRAGVGLDNVDLPAATERGIVVMNAPAGNTISTCEHTMSMLLALARSIPQSNASTKKGEWKRSKFMGIELYKKTLGIVGLGRIGREVSRRAQSFGMKIKAYDPYLSREVAEDLGIEVVDLDQLMAASDFITVHVPLTEDTRHLISDKQFGMMKKGARVLNCARGGIIDEQALVKAIKEGKIAGAALDVFESEPPAADSELLKLDNVIVSCHLGASTEEAQVNVAIEIAECVSDFLLGKGIRNAANYPNIDAELYKVLQPYILMAEKLGNFSSQIIKGRISEVEIQYSGEITKYDTASLSMAIMKGMLSPVLKETVNFINAIPLARSRGIQVRQTKTSVDQGFVNLVSLVVKTDEESRVVAATLSPKREPRIVKIDDFYVEATPSGYMIVMKNMDRPGIIGNVGMLLGKHNINIAAMIFGRNTPGGEAVSIFNVDSPISAELLEKIKAMENILAVKLVKL